From the genome of Oceanispirochaeta sp.:
TCAGATTGGTAATTGCAATCTCTTTTGTTTCATAGATTTCCGCTATCTGGGATAGGCGGACCATCTTGAACAGCACATCCACCGCCGGAGCAGCTTCGCAAAGTACCATTTTGCGTTTCAATCCATTCAATTTTCTGAGCACAGACACAATGGCTCCGAGGCCGGATGAGTCCATAAAGGATATATTCTGAAGGTTCAGTATTATCATTTCACCGCAGTTGTTCACGATCTCGGTGAGGTCACTGCTGAATTGTTGAGAATTATTAACATCTATCTGTTTCATTTCGGGTGTTATGGTA
Proteins encoded in this window:
- a CDS encoding STAS domain-containing protein, which produces MEVENEGQICTITPEMKQIDVNNSQQFSSDLTEIVNNCGEMIILNLQNISFMDSSGLGAIVSVLRKLNGLKRKMVLCEAAPAVDVLFKMVRLSQIAEIYETKEIAITNLKG